A genomic stretch from Orcinus orca chromosome 14, mOrcOrc1.1, whole genome shotgun sequence includes:
- the TIAL1 gene encoding nucleolysin TIAR isoform X3 has product MITEQPDSRRVNSSVGFSVLQHTSNDPYCFVEFYEHRDAAAALAAMNGRKILGKEVKVNWATTPSSQKKDTSNHFHVFVGDLSPEITTEDIKSAFAPFGKISDARVVKDMATGKSKGYGFVSFYNKLDAENAIVHMGGQWLGGRQIRTNWATRKPPAPKSTQENNTKQLRFEDVVNQSSPKNCTVYCGGIASGLTDQLMRQTFSPFGQIMEIRVFPEKGYSFVRFSTHESAAHAIVSVNGTTIEGHVVKCYWGKESPDMTKNFQQVDYSQWGQWSQVYGNPQQYGQYMANGWQVPPYGVYGQPWNQQGFGVDQSPSAAWMGGFGAQPPQGQAPPPVIPPPNQAGYGMASYQTQ; this is encoded by the exons ATGATAACAGAG CAACCCGATAGCAGAAGGGTCAACTCTTCTGTTGGATTTTCTGTTTTGCAGCATACAAGCAATGACCCATATTGCTTTGTGGAATTTTATGAACACAGAGATGCAGCTGCTGCATTAGCTGctatgaatgggagaaaaattttggGAAAG gaGGTCAAAGTAAACTGGGCAACAACACCAAGTAGCCAGAAAAAAGATACTTCCA ATCATTTCCACGTGTTTGTTGGGGATTTGAGTCCAGAAATTACAACAGAAGATATCAAATCAGCATTTGCCCCCTTTGGTAAAATATC GGATGCCCGAGTAGTTAAAGACATGGCAACTGGAAAATCCAAAGGCTATGGCtttgtatctttttataataaactg GATGCAGAAAATGCAATTGTGCATATGGGAGGTCAGTGGTTGGGTGGTCGTCAAATCAGAACCAATTGGGCCACACGTAAACCACCTGCACCTAAAAGTACACAAGAAA ATAACACTAAGCAGTTGAGATTTGAAGATGTAGTAAACCAGTCAAGCCCAAAAAATTGTACTGTGTACTGTGGAGGAATTGCTTCTGGGTTAACAG atcagCTTATGAGACAGACATTCTCACCATTTGGACAAATTATGGAAATCAGAGTTTTTCCAGAGAAGGGCTATTCATTTGTCAG ATTTTCTACCCATGAAAGTGCGGCCCATGCCATTGTTTCGGTGAATGGTACTACAATTGAAGGACATGTTGTTAAATGCTATTGGGGTAAAGAATCTCCTGATATGACTAAAAACTTCCAACAG GTTGACTATAGTCAGTGGGGCCAGTGGAGCCAAGTTTATGGAAACCCACAACAGTATGGACAGTATATGGCAAATGGGTGGCAAGTACCACCTTATGGAGTATATGGGCAACCATGGAATCAACAAGGATTTGGAGTAGA tcAATCACCTTCAGCTGCTTGGATGGGTGGATTTGGTGCTCAGCCTCCCCAAGGACAAGCCCCTCCCCCTGTAATACCTCCTCCCAACCAGGCTGGATATGGCATGGCCAGTTACCAAACACAGTGA
- the TIAL1 gene encoding nucleolysin TIAR isoform X7 has translation MDARVVKDMATGKSKGYGFVSFYNKLDAENAIVHMGGQWLGGRQIRTNWATRKPPAPKSTQENNTKQLRFEDVVNQSSPKNCTVYCGGIASGLTDQLMRQTFSPFGQIMEIRVFPEKGYSFVRFSTHESAAHAIVSVNGTTIEGHVVKCYWGKESPDMTKNFQQVDYSQWGQWSQVYGNPQQYGQYMANGWQVPPYGVYGQPWNQQGFGVDQSPSAAWMGGFGAQPPQGQAPPPVIPPPNQAGYGMASYQTQ, from the exons AT GGATGCCCGAGTAGTTAAAGACATGGCAACTGGAAAATCCAAAGGCTATGGCtttgtatctttttataataaactg GATGCAGAAAATGCAATTGTGCATATGGGAGGTCAGTGGTTGGGTGGTCGTCAAATCAGAACCAATTGGGCCACACGTAAACCACCTGCACCTAAAAGTACACAAGAAA ATAACACTAAGCAGTTGAGATTTGAAGATGTAGTAAACCAGTCAAGCCCAAAAAATTGTACTGTGTACTGTGGAGGAATTGCTTCTGGGTTAACAG atcagCTTATGAGACAGACATTCTCACCATTTGGACAAATTATGGAAATCAGAGTTTTTCCAGAGAAGGGCTATTCATTTGTCAG ATTTTCTACCCATGAAAGTGCGGCCCATGCCATTGTTTCGGTGAATGGTACTACAATTGAAGGACATGTTGTTAAATGCTATTGGGGTAAAGAATCTCCTGATATGACTAAAAACTTCCAACAG GTTGACTATAGTCAGTGGGGCCAGTGGAGCCAAGTTTATGGAAACCCACAACAGTATGGACAGTATATGGCAAATGGGTGGCAAGTACCACCTTATGGAGTATATGGGCAACCATGGAATCAACAAGGATTTGGAGTAGA tcAATCACCTTCAGCTGCTTGGATGGGTGGATTTGGTGCTCAGCCTCCCCAAGGACAAGCCCCTCCCCCTGTAATACCTCCTCCCAACCAGGCTGGATATGGCATGGCCAGTTACCAAACACAGTGA
- the TIAL1 gene encoding nucleolysin TIAR isoform X5, with protein MNGRKILGKEVKVNWATTPSSQKKDTSNHFHVFVGDLSPEITTEDIKSAFAPFGKISDARVVKDMATGKSKGYGFVSFYNKLDAENAIVHMGGQWLGGRQIRTNWATRKPPAPKSTQENNTKQLRFEDVVNQSSPKNCTVYCGGIASGLTDQLMRQTFSPFGQIMEIRVFPEKGYSFVRFSTHESAAHAIVSVNGTTIEGHVVKCYWGKESPDMTKNFQQVDYSQWGQWSQVYGNPQQYGQYMANGWQVPPYGVYGQPWNQQGFGVDQSPSAAWMGGFGAQPPQGQAPPPVIPPPNQAGYGMASYQTQ; from the exons atgaatgggagaaaaattttggGAAAG gaGGTCAAAGTAAACTGGGCAACAACACCAAGTAGCCAGAAAAAAGATACTTCCA ATCATTTCCACGTGTTTGTTGGGGATTTGAGTCCAGAAATTACAACAGAAGATATCAAATCAGCATTTGCCCCCTTTGGTAAAATATC GGATGCCCGAGTAGTTAAAGACATGGCAACTGGAAAATCCAAAGGCTATGGCtttgtatctttttataataaactg GATGCAGAAAATGCAATTGTGCATATGGGAGGTCAGTGGTTGGGTGGTCGTCAAATCAGAACCAATTGGGCCACACGTAAACCACCTGCACCTAAAAGTACACAAGAAA ATAACACTAAGCAGTTGAGATTTGAAGATGTAGTAAACCAGTCAAGCCCAAAAAATTGTACTGTGTACTGTGGAGGAATTGCTTCTGGGTTAACAG atcagCTTATGAGACAGACATTCTCACCATTTGGACAAATTATGGAAATCAGAGTTTTTCCAGAGAAGGGCTATTCATTTGTCAG ATTTTCTACCCATGAAAGTGCGGCCCATGCCATTGTTTCGGTGAATGGTACTACAATTGAAGGACATGTTGTTAAATGCTATTGGGGTAAAGAATCTCCTGATATGACTAAAAACTTCCAACAG GTTGACTATAGTCAGTGGGGCCAGTGGAGCCAAGTTTATGGAAACCCACAACAGTATGGACAGTATATGGCAAATGGGTGGCAAGTACCACCTTATGGAGTATATGGGCAACCATGGAATCAACAAGGATTTGGAGTAGA tcAATCACCTTCAGCTGCTTGGATGGGTGGATTTGGTGCTCAGCCTCCCCAAGGACAAGCCCCTCCCCCTGTAATACCTCCTCCCAACCAGGCTGGATATGGCATGGCCAGTTACCAAACACAGTGA
- the TIAL1 gene encoding nucleolysin TIAR isoform X9 — MMEDDGQPRTLYVGNLSRDVTEVLILQLFSQIGPCKSCKMITEHTSNDPYCFVEFYEHRDAAAALAAMNGRKILGKEVKVNWATTPSSQKKDTSNHFHVFVGDLSPEITTEDIKSAFAPFGKISDARVVKDMATGKSKGYGFVSFYNKLDAENAIVHMGGQWLGGRQIRTNWATRKPPAPKSTQENNTKQLRFEDVVNQSSPKNCTVYCGGIASGLTDQLMRQTFSPFGQIMEIRVFPEKGYSFVR, encoded by the exons ATACGTAGGTAACCTCTCCAGAGATGTGACAGAAGTTCTTATTCTTCAGTTATTCAGTCAGATTGGACCCTGTAAAAGCTGTAAAATGATAACAGAG CATACAAGCAATGACCCATATTGCTTTGTGGAATTTTATGAACACAGAGATGCAGCTGCTGCATTAGCTGctatgaatgggagaaaaattttggGAAAG gaGGTCAAAGTAAACTGGGCAACAACACCAAGTAGCCAGAAAAAAGATACTTCCA ATCATTTCCACGTGTTTGTTGGGGATTTGAGTCCAGAAATTACAACAGAAGATATCAAATCAGCATTTGCCCCCTTTGGTAAAATATC GGATGCCCGAGTAGTTAAAGACATGGCAACTGGAAAATCCAAAGGCTATGGCtttgtatctttttataataaactg GATGCAGAAAATGCAATTGTGCATATGGGAGGTCAGTGGTTGGGTGGTCGTCAAATCAGAACCAATTGGGCCACACGTAAACCACCTGCACCTAAAAGTACACAAGAAA ATAACACTAAGCAGTTGAGATTTGAAGATGTAGTAAACCAGTCAAGCCCAAAAAATTGTACTGTGTACTGTGGAGGAATTGCTTCTGGGTTAACAG atcagCTTATGAGACAGACATTCTCACCATTTGGACAAATTATGGAAATCAGAGTTTTTCCAGAGAAGGGCTATTCATTTGTCAGGTAA
- the TIAL1 gene encoding nucleolysin TIAR isoform X8 has translation MATGKSKGYGFVSFYNKLDAENAIVHMGGQWLGGRQIRTNWATRKPPAPKSTQENNTKQLRFEDVVNQSSPKNCTVYCGGIASGLTDQLMRQTFSPFGQIMEIRVFPEKGYSFVRFSTHESAAHAIVSVNGTTIEGHVVKCYWGKESPDMTKNFQQVDYSQWGQWSQVYGNPQQYGQYMANGWQVPPYGVYGQPWNQQGFGVDQSPSAAWMGGFGAQPPQGQAPPPVIPPPNQAGYGMASYQTQ, from the exons ATGGCAACTGGAAAATCCAAAGGCTATGGCtttgtatctttttataataaactg GATGCAGAAAATGCAATTGTGCATATGGGAGGTCAGTGGTTGGGTGGTCGTCAAATCAGAACCAATTGGGCCACACGTAAACCACCTGCACCTAAAAGTACACAAGAAA ATAACACTAAGCAGTTGAGATTTGAAGATGTAGTAAACCAGTCAAGCCCAAAAAATTGTACTGTGTACTGTGGAGGAATTGCTTCTGGGTTAACAG atcagCTTATGAGACAGACATTCTCACCATTTGGACAAATTATGGAAATCAGAGTTTTTCCAGAGAAGGGCTATTCATTTGTCAG ATTTTCTACCCATGAAAGTGCGGCCCATGCCATTGTTTCGGTGAATGGTACTACAATTGAAGGACATGTTGTTAAATGCTATTGGGGTAAAGAATCTCCTGATATGACTAAAAACTTCCAACAG GTTGACTATAGTCAGTGGGGCCAGTGGAGCCAAGTTTATGGAAACCCACAACAGTATGGACAGTATATGGCAAATGGGTGGCAAGTACCACCTTATGGAGTATATGGGCAACCATGGAATCAACAAGGATTTGGAGTAGA tcAATCACCTTCAGCTGCTTGGATGGGTGGATTTGGTGCTCAGCCTCCCCAAGGACAAGCCCCTCCCCCTGTAATACCTCCTCCCAACCAGGCTGGATATGGCATGGCCAGTTACCAAACACAGTGA
- the TIAL1 gene encoding nucleolysin TIAR isoform X6, which yields MMEDDGQPRTLYVGNLSRDVTEVLILQLFSQIGPCKSCKMITEQPDSRRVNSSVGFSVLQHTSNDPYCFVEFYEHRDAAAALAAMNGRKILGKEVKVNWATTPSSQKKDTSNHFHVFVGDLSPEITTEDIKSAFAPFGKISDARVVKDMATGKSKGYGFVSFYNKLDAENAIVHMGGQWLGGRQIRTNWATRKPPAPKSTQENNTKQLRFEDVVNQSSPKNCTVYCGGIASGLTDQLMRQTFSPFGQIMEIRVFPEKGYSFVR from the exons ATACGTAGGTAACCTCTCCAGAGATGTGACAGAAGTTCTTATTCTTCAGTTATTCAGTCAGATTGGACCCTGTAAAAGCTGTAAAATGATAACAGAG CAACCCGATAGCAGAAGGGTCAACTCTTCTGTTGGATTTTCTGTTTTGCAGCATACAAGCAATGACCCATATTGCTTTGTGGAATTTTATGAACACAGAGATGCAGCTGCTGCATTAGCTGctatgaatgggagaaaaattttggGAAAG gaGGTCAAAGTAAACTGGGCAACAACACCAAGTAGCCAGAAAAAAGATACTTCCA ATCATTTCCACGTGTTTGTTGGGGATTTGAGTCCAGAAATTACAACAGAAGATATCAAATCAGCATTTGCCCCCTTTGGTAAAATATC GGATGCCCGAGTAGTTAAAGACATGGCAACTGGAAAATCCAAAGGCTATGGCtttgtatctttttataataaactg GATGCAGAAAATGCAATTGTGCATATGGGAGGTCAGTGGTTGGGTGGTCGTCAAATCAGAACCAATTGGGCCACACGTAAACCACCTGCACCTAAAAGTACACAAGAAA ATAACACTAAGCAGTTGAGATTTGAAGATGTAGTAAACCAGTCAAGCCCAAAAAATTGTACTGTGTACTGTGGAGGAATTGCTTCTGGGTTAACAG atcagCTTATGAGACAGACATTCTCACCATTTGGACAAATTATGGAAATCAGAGTTTTTCCAGAGAAGGGCTATTCATTTGTCAGGTAA
- the TIAL1 gene encoding nucleolysin TIAR isoform X2: MMEDDGQPRTLYVGNLSRDVTEVLILQLFSQIGPCKSCKMITEHTSNDPYCFVEFYEHRDAAAALAAMNGRKILGKEVKVNWATTPSSQKKDTSNHFHVFVGDLSPEITTEDIKSAFAPFGKISDARVVKDMATGKSKGYGFVSFYNKLDAENAIVHMGGQWLGGRQIRTNWATRKPPAPKSTQENNTKQLRFEDVVNQSSPKNCTVYCGGIASGLTDQLMRQTFSPFGQIMEIRVFPEKGYSFVRFSTHESAAHAIVSVNGTTIEGHVVKCYWGKESPDMTKNFQQVDYSQWGQWSQVYGNPQQYGQYMANGWQVPPYGVYGQPWNQQGFGVDQSPSAAWMGGFGAQPPQGQAPPPVIPPPNQAGYGMASYQTQ; this comes from the exons ATACGTAGGTAACCTCTCCAGAGATGTGACAGAAGTTCTTATTCTTCAGTTATTCAGTCAGATTGGACCCTGTAAAAGCTGTAAAATGATAACAGAG CATACAAGCAATGACCCATATTGCTTTGTGGAATTTTATGAACACAGAGATGCAGCTGCTGCATTAGCTGctatgaatgggagaaaaattttggGAAAG gaGGTCAAAGTAAACTGGGCAACAACACCAAGTAGCCAGAAAAAAGATACTTCCA ATCATTTCCACGTGTTTGTTGGGGATTTGAGTCCAGAAATTACAACAGAAGATATCAAATCAGCATTTGCCCCCTTTGGTAAAATATC GGATGCCCGAGTAGTTAAAGACATGGCAACTGGAAAATCCAAAGGCTATGGCtttgtatctttttataataaactg GATGCAGAAAATGCAATTGTGCATATGGGAGGTCAGTGGTTGGGTGGTCGTCAAATCAGAACCAATTGGGCCACACGTAAACCACCTGCACCTAAAAGTACACAAGAAA ATAACACTAAGCAGTTGAGATTTGAAGATGTAGTAAACCAGTCAAGCCCAAAAAATTGTACTGTGTACTGTGGAGGAATTGCTTCTGGGTTAACAG atcagCTTATGAGACAGACATTCTCACCATTTGGACAAATTATGGAAATCAGAGTTTTTCCAGAGAAGGGCTATTCATTTGTCAG ATTTTCTACCCATGAAAGTGCGGCCCATGCCATTGTTTCGGTGAATGGTACTACAATTGAAGGACATGTTGTTAAATGCTATTGGGGTAAAGAATCTCCTGATATGACTAAAAACTTCCAACAG GTTGACTATAGTCAGTGGGGCCAGTGGAGCCAAGTTTATGGAAACCCACAACAGTATGGACAGTATATGGCAAATGGGTGGCAAGTACCACCTTATGGAGTATATGGGCAACCATGGAATCAACAAGGATTTGGAGTAGA tcAATCACCTTCAGCTGCTTGGATGGGTGGATTTGGTGCTCAGCCTCCCCAAGGACAAGCCCCTCCCCCTGTAATACCTCCTCCCAACCAGGCTGGATATGGCATGGCCAGTTACCAAACACAGTGA
- the TIAL1 gene encoding nucleolysin TIAR isoform X4, giving the protein MITEHTSNDPYCFVEFYEHRDAAAALAAMNGRKILGKEVKVNWATTPSSQKKDTSNHFHVFVGDLSPEITTEDIKSAFAPFGKISDARVVKDMATGKSKGYGFVSFYNKLDAENAIVHMGGQWLGGRQIRTNWATRKPPAPKSTQENNTKQLRFEDVVNQSSPKNCTVYCGGIASGLTDQLMRQTFSPFGQIMEIRVFPEKGYSFVRFSTHESAAHAIVSVNGTTIEGHVVKCYWGKESPDMTKNFQQVDYSQWGQWSQVYGNPQQYGQYMANGWQVPPYGVYGQPWNQQGFGVDQSPSAAWMGGFGAQPPQGQAPPPVIPPPNQAGYGMASYQTQ; this is encoded by the exons ATGATAACAGAG CATACAAGCAATGACCCATATTGCTTTGTGGAATTTTATGAACACAGAGATGCAGCTGCTGCATTAGCTGctatgaatgggagaaaaattttggGAAAG gaGGTCAAAGTAAACTGGGCAACAACACCAAGTAGCCAGAAAAAAGATACTTCCA ATCATTTCCACGTGTTTGTTGGGGATTTGAGTCCAGAAATTACAACAGAAGATATCAAATCAGCATTTGCCCCCTTTGGTAAAATATC GGATGCCCGAGTAGTTAAAGACATGGCAACTGGAAAATCCAAAGGCTATGGCtttgtatctttttataataaactg GATGCAGAAAATGCAATTGTGCATATGGGAGGTCAGTGGTTGGGTGGTCGTCAAATCAGAACCAATTGGGCCACACGTAAACCACCTGCACCTAAAAGTACACAAGAAA ATAACACTAAGCAGTTGAGATTTGAAGATGTAGTAAACCAGTCAAGCCCAAAAAATTGTACTGTGTACTGTGGAGGAATTGCTTCTGGGTTAACAG atcagCTTATGAGACAGACATTCTCACCATTTGGACAAATTATGGAAATCAGAGTTTTTCCAGAGAAGGGCTATTCATTTGTCAG ATTTTCTACCCATGAAAGTGCGGCCCATGCCATTGTTTCGGTGAATGGTACTACAATTGAAGGACATGTTGTTAAATGCTATTGGGGTAAAGAATCTCCTGATATGACTAAAAACTTCCAACAG GTTGACTATAGTCAGTGGGGCCAGTGGAGCCAAGTTTATGGAAACCCACAACAGTATGGACAGTATATGGCAAATGGGTGGCAAGTACCACCTTATGGAGTATATGGGCAACCATGGAATCAACAAGGATTTGGAGTAGA tcAATCACCTTCAGCTGCTTGGATGGGTGGATTTGGTGCTCAGCCTCCCCAAGGACAAGCCCCTCCCCCTGTAATACCTCCTCCCAACCAGGCTGGATATGGCATGGCCAGTTACCAAACACAGTGA
- the TIAL1 gene encoding nucleolysin TIAR isoform X1: MMEDDGQPRTLYVGNLSRDVTEVLILQLFSQIGPCKSCKMITEQPDSRRVNSSVGFSVLQHTSNDPYCFVEFYEHRDAAAALAAMNGRKILGKEVKVNWATTPSSQKKDTSNHFHVFVGDLSPEITTEDIKSAFAPFGKISDARVVKDMATGKSKGYGFVSFYNKLDAENAIVHMGGQWLGGRQIRTNWATRKPPAPKSTQENNTKQLRFEDVVNQSSPKNCTVYCGGIASGLTDQLMRQTFSPFGQIMEIRVFPEKGYSFVRFSTHESAAHAIVSVNGTTIEGHVVKCYWGKESPDMTKNFQQVDYSQWGQWSQVYGNPQQYGQYMANGWQVPPYGVYGQPWNQQGFGVDQSPSAAWMGGFGAQPPQGQAPPPVIPPPNQAGYGMASYQTQ; the protein is encoded by the exons ATACGTAGGTAACCTCTCCAGAGATGTGACAGAAGTTCTTATTCTTCAGTTATTCAGTCAGATTGGACCCTGTAAAAGCTGTAAAATGATAACAGAG CAACCCGATAGCAGAAGGGTCAACTCTTCTGTTGGATTTTCTGTTTTGCAGCATACAAGCAATGACCCATATTGCTTTGTGGAATTTTATGAACACAGAGATGCAGCTGCTGCATTAGCTGctatgaatgggagaaaaattttggGAAAG gaGGTCAAAGTAAACTGGGCAACAACACCAAGTAGCCAGAAAAAAGATACTTCCA ATCATTTCCACGTGTTTGTTGGGGATTTGAGTCCAGAAATTACAACAGAAGATATCAAATCAGCATTTGCCCCCTTTGGTAAAATATC GGATGCCCGAGTAGTTAAAGACATGGCAACTGGAAAATCCAAAGGCTATGGCtttgtatctttttataataaactg GATGCAGAAAATGCAATTGTGCATATGGGAGGTCAGTGGTTGGGTGGTCGTCAAATCAGAACCAATTGGGCCACACGTAAACCACCTGCACCTAAAAGTACACAAGAAA ATAACACTAAGCAGTTGAGATTTGAAGATGTAGTAAACCAGTCAAGCCCAAAAAATTGTACTGTGTACTGTGGAGGAATTGCTTCTGGGTTAACAG atcagCTTATGAGACAGACATTCTCACCATTTGGACAAATTATGGAAATCAGAGTTTTTCCAGAGAAGGGCTATTCATTTGTCAG ATTTTCTACCCATGAAAGTGCGGCCCATGCCATTGTTTCGGTGAATGGTACTACAATTGAAGGACATGTTGTTAAATGCTATTGGGGTAAAGAATCTCCTGATATGACTAAAAACTTCCAACAG GTTGACTATAGTCAGTGGGGCCAGTGGAGCCAAGTTTATGGAAACCCACAACAGTATGGACAGTATATGGCAAATGGGTGGCAAGTACCACCTTATGGAGTATATGGGCAACCATGGAATCAACAAGGATTTGGAGTAGA tcAATCACCTTCAGCTGCTTGGATGGGTGGATTTGGTGCTCAGCCTCCCCAAGGACAAGCCCCTCCCCCTGTAATACCTCCTCCCAACCAGGCTGGATATGGCATGGCCAGTTACCAAACACAGTGA